The following coding sequences are from one Armatimonadota bacterium window:
- a CDS encoding diacylglycerol kinase family lipid kinase has protein sequence MRVWAVVNPDAGAWRRPGLMRRDPVELVRTWLAAAGQPDACIRRTNSACGGMQAARDAAAAGAECVIAVGGDGAINSVVQGLMQSGADGASRPILGIVPAGSANVLARSLNIPIRHLASAVSVAVHGIPRSLDVGSANGVHFALVAGIGFDGAITRRVSRHAKRRFGEMAYAMAATQVALAYPRHKVTLTLDADNPRQFDAYLILVANGSRYAGRFHLGPTVRSDDGMFDVFVCLRRRLILWSILTHGFALASRRFHSAPGVRHFRARRVFVASADAIPFELDGDAAGEAPVLITMAPHALRVNTPRSQYDPPRQSV, from the coding sequence ATGCGAGTTTGGGCAGTTGTGAATCCCGATGCCGGCGCCTGGCGGCGTCCGGGCCTGATGCGTCGTGATCCCGTGGAACTAGTTCGGACCTGGCTTGCCGCAGCCGGCCAGCCAGACGCCTGCATCCGTCGCACCAATTCGGCTTGCGGTGGCATGCAAGCCGCGCGCGATGCCGCCGCCGCCGGCGCAGAATGCGTTATTGCAGTTGGTGGCGACGGGGCTATCAACTCGGTGGTTCAAGGGCTGATGCAGTCCGGCGCCGATGGTGCGTCGCGTCCCATTCTGGGCATCGTGCCGGCAGGCTCGGCCAATGTGCTGGCGCGCAGCCTCAATATACCCATCCGCCACCTTGCGTCCGCTGTATCGGTGGCCGTGCACGGTATTCCACGCTCCCTGGACGTCGGCTCGGCAAACGGGGTGCACTTCGCGCTGGTTGCCGGGATCGGTTTCGATGGCGCTATCACCCGCCGCGTCAGTCGGCATGCAAAGCGGCGTTTCGGCGAAATGGCTTATGCCATGGCCGCCACACAGGTTGCCCTGGCCTATCCGCGTCACAAGGTAACGCTCACGCTCGATGCCGATAACCCTCGGCAGTTCGACGCCTACCTGATACTGGTCGCAAACGGCAGTCGCTACGCCGGCCGGTTCCATCTCGGGCCAACGGTGCGCTCGGATGACGGCATGTTCGATGTCTTCGTATGCTTGCGCCGCCGTTTGATCCTATGGAGCATTCTGACGCACGGTTTCGCACTGGCGTCGCGGCGCTTTCACAGTGCGCCCGGCGTACGCCACTTTCGCGCGAGGCGGGTATTCGTGGCGTCGGCCGACGCCATCCCGTTCGAGCTGGATGGCGATGCTGCAGGCGAGGCGCCCGTACTCATCACGATGGCGCCTCACGCGTTGCGGGTCAACACTCCCCGAAGCCAGTACGATCCACCGCGCCAAAGCGTCTAG
- a CDS encoding DUF421 domain-containing protein, which translates to MLHEWLALVFSHPSARGSLVIAGKTSLIYLFLIIGLRLLGKRELGQMTIYDLVLIIILANAVQNAMVGSDTSLAGGIVAAGTLLLLNRALAALIIRSARVQAVMVGGPRLIVHNGKMLRDRMAKEGISQEQVMAALREHGINDISMVQMAVLEVDGTISVVPSAAGTFRTRHHFRAMRIG; encoded by the coding sequence ATGCTGCATGAATGGCTGGCTCTGGTCTTCTCACATCCCTCAGCGCGTGGTTCCCTGGTCATCGCGGGCAAAACCAGCCTGATCTATCTGTTCCTTATCATCGGCTTGCGCCTTCTGGGAAAGCGTGAACTGGGCCAGATGACCATTTACGACCTTGTCCTGATCATCATTCTGGCCAATGCCGTTCAAAATGCCATGGTCGGCTCCGACACCTCGCTGGCCGGCGGTATCGTGGCGGCTGGTACGCTGCTGCTCTTGAACCGCGCGCTCGCGGCTTTGATTATACGCTCAGCTCGTGTACAGGCGGTTATGGTCGGCGGCCCACGGCTGATCGTGCACAACGGCAAGATGCTTCGCGACCGGATGGCGAAGGAGGGAATATCCCAGGAACAGGTCATGGCGGCCCTGCGCGAACATGGCATCAACGATATCTCGATGGTTCAAATGGCGGTTCTTGAGGTCGACGGCACCATCAGCGTGGTTCCGTCGGCAGCTGGAACGTTCCGGACGCGGCATCACTTCAGGGCGATGCGAATTGGCTGA
- a CDS encoding YjhG/YagF family D-xylonate dehydratase, with translation MTQRASIYDVQTRATGPVGALPLTAEMLRHEPSGNLFGWSQDVGMGLPPQSLGLPEFLLLSTQGGIRRPDGAPLALGYHTGHWEVGLLMETAARVLWQLRCIPYAAFCSGPCDGRTQGTAGMMDSLAYRNDAVSVFGRLIRSLPKRRGVIGIATCDKGLPAMMMALAEAGSLAGALIPGGVTLPAEDGEDAGKAQTIGARFAHGMLTVEEASEIGCRTCATPGGGCQFLGTAATAQVVAEALGITVCHAALAPSGQPIWHDTARRTAEAVVAMEKRGLRLCDVITPAAIRNAMVIHAAFGGSTNLLLHLTAIAFCAGLTRPSVDDWREVNRMTPRIVDALPNGPVGHPTVQVYLAGGVPEVMLALKDTGLLNLECLTVEGNTLRQRIERWERSERRACLKQRLLDADGVRADRVIMSPAAARQLGLTPTLCFPTGNLAPEGAVIKSTAIDSRALVNGNRYRITGRARVFVTERDAVAAIKATGAAEPIRPGDVVTLIGRGPMGCGMEEIYQVTSALRYLDWGWRVAVITDARFSGVSTGACIGHVSPEGLAGGPIGRLQDDDVIEIDLDLTSLDGRLNLVGANGVTHGADWGATQLALRDPHAAMAPDPDLPEATRLWAALQRASGGVWGGCVYDAEAIERRLRSTG, from the coding sequence ATGACGCAACGCGCATCGATCTACGACGTGCAAACGCGCGCCACCGGCCCTGTGGGCGCGCTCCCGCTTACCGCGGAGATGCTCCGCCATGAGCCGAGCGGCAACCTGTTTGGCTGGAGCCAGGATGTGGGCATGGGGCTGCCGCCACAGTCGCTCGGCCTTCCGGAGTTCCTGCTGCTGAGCACACAGGGCGGCATCCGCCGGCCAGATGGAGCGCCACTGGCGCTTGGCTACCATACGGGCCACTGGGAGGTTGGGCTCTTGATGGAGACCGCAGCGCGCGTTCTGTGGCAGCTGCGCTGTATTCCGTATGCGGCCTTCTGCTCGGGCCCTTGTGACGGTCGCACGCAGGGCACAGCAGGGATGATGGACAGCCTGGCCTACCGGAACGATGCCGTATCGGTCTTCGGGCGTCTCATCCGGAGCCTGCCGAAGCGCCGCGGTGTTATCGGAATCGCCACGTGCGACAAAGGGCTGCCGGCGATGATGATGGCCCTTGCCGAAGCCGGATCTCTGGCCGGCGCGCTCATTCCCGGCGGCGTGACGCTGCCGGCCGAAGATGGTGAAGACGCCGGCAAGGCGCAGACCATCGGCGCGCGCTTCGCCCACGGGATGCTCACGGTAGAAGAGGCCTCAGAGATCGGCTGCCGTACGTGCGCCACTCCGGGCGGTGGCTGCCAGTTCCTGGGTACGGCCGCCACGGCGCAGGTGGTGGCCGAGGCGCTTGGCATCACGGTTTGCCATGCTGCGCTGGCGCCGAGCGGCCAGCCGATCTGGCACGATACTGCGCGCCGGACGGCCGAAGCCGTGGTGGCGATGGAGAAACGCGGGCTGCGGCTGTGCGATGTGATAACCCCGGCAGCGATTCGGAACGCGATGGTGATCCACGCTGCGTTTGGCGGATCCACCAATCTCCTGCTGCACCTGACGGCAATCGCGTTCTGCGCGGGGCTTACCAGGCCGAGCGTCGACGACTGGCGTGAGGTCAACCGCATGACCCCGAGGATCGTGGACGCGCTGCCGAACGGACCGGTAGGCCATCCGACGGTGCAGGTCTACCTGGCAGGCGGGGTGCCTGAAGTGATGCTCGCGTTAAAAGATACCGGGCTTCTGAATCTGGAATGCCTGACGGTTGAGGGTAATACGCTGCGGCAGCGCATTGAGCGGTGGGAGCGCTCGGAGCGGCGGGCTTGCCTGAAACAGCGGCTGCTGGATGCCGACGGGGTGCGGGCTGACCGGGTCATTATGAGTCCCGCAGCGGCGCGCCAGCTTGGCCTGACGCCGACACTTTGCTTCCCAACGGGCAATCTGGCGCCGGAGGGAGCCGTGATCAAAAGCACCGCGATCGATTCGCGGGCGTTGGTCAACGGAAACCGGTATCGCATCACCGGCCGCGCTCGCGTTTTTGTAACGGAGCGCGACGCAGTCGCCGCGATCAAGGCGACCGGCGCGGCAGAGCCGATCCGGCCGGGCGACGTGGTGACTCTCATTGGGCGTGGGCCAATGGGCTGCGGCATGGAAGAGATCTACCAGGTGACCTCGGCCTTGCGCTATCTGGACTGGGGCTGGCGCGTTGCCGTGATTACCGATGCGCGTTTCTCGGGCGTCAGCACAGGAGCGTGCATCGGGCACGTCAGTCCGGAAGGGCTGGCCGGAGGTCCAATCGGCCGACTGCAGGATGACGACGTGATTGAAATAGACCTGGACCTGACGAGCCTGGATGGCCGGTTGAACCTGGTCGGCGCCAATGGTGTGACGCATGGCGCCGACTGGGGAGCAACGCAGTTGGCGCTCCGTGATCCACATGCCGCCATGGCGCCCGACCCGGACCTGCCGGAGGCCACACGACTCTGGGCAGCGCTGCAGAGGGCCAGCGGCGGCGTGTGGGGCGGCTGCGTTTATGATGCCGAGGCTATTGAGCGGCGCCTGCGTTCAACGGGGTAA
- a CDS encoding DUF421 domain-containing protein codes for MIAGSINELLTVVGSTLVIYAVLIGLIRVLGRSITAQLGAVDLAVILVLGSAVETAMVHGDVSLPAGLECAATLLIANRIIAVLALRYPAARRLVSAGAVVLVRDGQPVEENLKRTGLTIDDVLQAIRERECDDLATVAYAVLEEDGEINVIESDAAVSAAEGTARRSGESAITE; via the coding sequence GTGATTGCCGGCTCAATCAATGAGCTATTAACGGTTGTCGGCAGCACGCTGGTTATCTACGCGGTGCTGATCGGCTTGATTCGCGTTTTGGGCCGCTCCATCACGGCGCAACTCGGCGCCGTAGACCTTGCGGTGATCCTGGTTCTGGGCAGCGCTGTTGAAACGGCGATGGTACACGGCGATGTGTCGCTCCCGGCGGGCCTTGAGTGTGCCGCCACCCTTCTAATAGCCAACCGCATTATTGCCGTACTGGCGCTGCGTTATCCGGCCGCTCGACGGCTGGTATCTGCAGGCGCGGTCGTACTGGTGCGCGATGGACAGCCGGTTGAAGAGAACCTGAAGCGCACCGGCCTTACGATTGATGATGTGCTTCAGGCGATCCGCGAACGCGAGTGCGATGACCTGGCGACGGTAGCGTATGCCGTGCTGGAGGAGGATGGCGAGATCAACGTGATCGAAAGCGATGCGGCTGTCAGCGCGGCTGAAGGAACTGCACGGAGGAGCGGCGAATCGGCAATAACAGAGTAG
- a CDS encoding S8/S53 family peptidase: MHHFIRYRLFSSAAAVTLAAWVMSAASADVRVAVPSIGSQSNFPSAAAATPSPATLLHVTIALNSAASANIDKMVAEQYDPQSSLYHHWLTPRQFGAMFGAPADTISTVTRFLAGSGFKNIAVTANRLFVTGQTTVAGAEAAFHIQITGRSRGTVKAGDGNPHDNRDYFYAPDRQVTVPASVAPCVHDISGLSTFVRMVAQQNGVQMPVAITPPTGGTPSPFAGPLAPADVTQVYELTAFQTAGTFGSGQTVGIFSPTEMTIGDVSYFATYYGVPAGYTLEETKVDGGATDFNGQLEACLDGEVIVGQDQRSTINYYESPNNGSLDVWNQIATDDPGVISDSWSFDEAAVYGSSGGPAYIASFHTILAQLASQGEALYNSTGDNGADNTGSGAFSIGYPGADPDCTAVGGTSLTGQINGAWASEEAWDSSGGGLSVVFPMPAWQYGPGVQNSYSNGMRQTPDISACADPNSPGYWVRSAGTWYQVGGTSASTPLWASANTLFNEAAKQKTGNLNSALYNIGRQLNTYPDLYVYHDMVAGDNGYSTTPFWDYVSGWGSARFAKLYADLYDQIDLVPWAPPAPWAGVVSLHLNPGDPSQPAQLNDSTTYLIATAVADIDFHDATQSVEDVQIDGTDNFVPVIPIPSEYYVPIDDAVSHRFSAGTHTIKLIANANYMVPESNTSNNSAQITVKILPSIKSLYFNNSTAYKGGTVVPARIDLTAAAPSSPGSVTISSSNSSVAAVPKSEPLNTGKNYKLFNITTRVVTKTSYAVIKVWYAGTFATRKITVTP; this comes from the coding sequence ATGCATCACTTCATTCGCTACCGCCTCTTTTCCAGCGCGGCAGCCGTTACGCTGGCGGCGTGGGTTATGAGCGCGGCATCTGCCGATGTTCGGGTAGCTGTACCGTCTATTGGGTCCCAAAGCAACTTTCCTTCTGCGGCAGCTGCCACACCCAGCCCGGCGACGCTGTTGCATGTAACCATTGCGTTGAACTCCGCCGCCTCCGCCAACATCGACAAGATGGTGGCCGAGCAGTATGACCCACAATCCAGCCTGTACCACCACTGGCTGACGCCGCGGCAGTTCGGCGCCATGTTCGGCGCGCCGGCCGACACGATCTCAACGGTAACGCGGTTTTTGGCCGGTTCCGGCTTCAAAAACATAGCGGTTACCGCAAACCGCCTGTTCGTAACGGGCCAGACCACGGTGGCCGGAGCCGAAGCGGCGTTCCACATCCAGATCACCGGCCGCAGCCGTGGCACCGTAAAGGCGGGCGATGGCAACCCACACGATAACAGGGACTACTTCTACGCGCCCGACCGGCAGGTGACCGTGCCCGCTTCTGTTGCGCCGTGCGTGCACGATATCAGCGGGCTGAGTACCTTCGTGCGCATGGTCGCGCAGCAAAACGGCGTCCAGATGCCTGTAGCGATAACACCGCCGACTGGGGGTACGCCGTCTCCTTTCGCGGGTCCGCTGGCCCCTGCAGACGTGACCCAAGTTTACGAACTCACCGCCTTTCAAACAGCCGGAACCTTCGGCTCCGGCCAGACTGTGGGCATCTTCTCTCCTACCGAAATGACCATCGGCGACGTAAGCTACTTTGCGACGTACTACGGCGTGCCGGCGGGCTATACGCTGGAGGAGACGAAAGTGGACGGCGGTGCAACCGATTTCAACGGGCAACTGGAAGCCTGCCTCGATGGCGAGGTGATCGTCGGTCAGGACCAGCGCTCCACAATAAACTACTACGAAAGCCCGAACAACGGCAGCCTGGATGTATGGAACCAGATCGCCACCGACGATCCCGGCGTGATCTCCGACAGCTGGAGTTTCGATGAAGCCGCCGTCTATGGCTCGAGCGGCGGACCCGCATATATCGCCAGCTTTCATACCATCCTCGCCCAACTCGCATCGCAGGGCGAGGCGCTGTACAACTCCACCGGTGATAACGGCGCGGACAACACGGGTAGTGGCGCATTCTCTATCGGTTACCCTGGCGCCGACCCCGATTGCACAGCCGTGGGTGGAACCAGCCTCACGGGGCAGATCAATGGCGCCTGGGCTTCGGAAGAGGCTTGGGATAGCTCCGGTGGTGGACTGAGCGTCGTCTTTCCGATGCCGGCCTGGCAGTACGGTCCCGGCGTGCAGAACAGCTACAGCAACGGAATGCGTCAAACGCCGGACATATCTGCCTGCGCCGACCCAAACTCGCCAGGTTACTGGGTGCGCAGTGCAGGTACCTGGTATCAGGTCGGCGGTACCAGCGCCTCCACACCGCTCTGGGCCAGCGCAAACACGCTGTTCAACGAGGCTGCCAAACAAAAAACCGGCAACCTCAACTCCGCGTTGTACAACATCGGCCGGCAGCTCAACACCTATCCAGATCTGTACGTCTACCACGATATGGTCGCCGGCGACAACGGATACTCCACGACGCCGTTCTGGGACTACGTGAGCGGATGGGGATCAGCCCGCTTTGCCAAGCTCTATGCGGACCTGTATGACCAGATCGACCTGGTACCCTGGGCGCCACCGGCGCCGTGGGCGGGCGTTGTGTCGCTGCATCTCAATCCCGGCGATCCCAGCCAGCCCGCGCAGTTGAACGACAGCACGACCTACCTGATCGCCACAGCCGTGGCCGACATCGATTTTCACGATGCGACGCAGTCCGTGGAGGACGTGCAGATCGACGGCACGGACAACTTCGTGCCGGTCATACCCATTCCGTCCGAGTACTACGTGCCGATCGATGATGCAGTATCGCACCGGTTCAGCGCCGGAACCCACACGATCAAGCTTATCGCCAACGCCAATTACATGGTCCCGGAGTCCAACACCTCCAACAACTCGGCGCAGATCACGGTAAAGATACTGCCCTCCATCAAGTCACTGTACTTCAACAACAGTACCGCGTACAAAGGGGGGACTGTGGTGCCGGCTCGAATCGATCTTACCGCGGCTGCACCGTCCAGCCCCGGTTCGGTCACCATCAGCAGCTCCAACAGCAGTGTGGCCGCGGTTCCAAAGAGTGAGCCCCTGAATACCGGCAAGAATTACAAGCTGTTCAACATCACCACGCGCGTCGTGACCAAAACCTCTTACGCCGTCATCAAGGTGTGGTATGCCGGCACGTTTGCTACGCGCAAAATCACGGTAACGCCATAG
- a CDS encoding alpha-glucosidase/alpha-galactosidase: MAIKVAIIGAGSVGFTRGMVRDILCVPELQDTHFALTDINPHNLDMVMQLTARDVREAGLPALIEAAPNRRAAISGAKYVFSFVRVGGLEAFATDIDIPLRYGVDQCVGDTLGPGGIMYAQRTIACLLEFCRDMREVCPPDVLFLNYSNPMAMNVWACSKYGGVKTVGLCHGIEGGHWQIAQALGLPVTEVDIVCAGINHQTWYIQVSHKGRDLTGELLAAFERHPEYSRTEKVRIDMMRRFGYFSTESNGHLSEYVPWYRKRPEEIPDWIDLGSWINGETGGYLRVCTEGRNWFEHDFGNWMQQAPLTFDPASRGHERGSYILEALETGRIYRAHFNVMNGGCITNLPADCCVEAPGYVDLTGINIPIVGDLPLGCAAVCSASIGVQRLAVEAAVHGDDALLRQAMMMDPLTGAVCNPPEIWQMVDEMLVAQEQWLPQYRRCVKAADARIRKGKVHAARAYSGAARLPTRTVEEMQRDRAAANRNAGASDKAQMRKSART, translated from the coding sequence TTGGCGATAAAGGTTGCGATTATTGGGGCGGGGAGCGTCGGCTTTACGCGCGGTATGGTACGCGACATTCTCTGTGTGCCGGAGCTTCAGGATACGCATTTCGCACTGACGGATATCAACCCGCACAATCTGGACATGGTGATGCAGTTGACGGCGCGAGACGTTCGGGAAGCGGGCTTGCCGGCGCTTATTGAAGCTGCCCCGAACCGGAGGGCCGCGATAAGTGGCGCGAAGTACGTCTTCTCGTTCGTGCGTGTCGGCGGTCTGGAGGCGTTCGCCACCGACATCGACATTCCGCTCAGGTACGGGGTGGATCAATGCGTCGGCGACACGCTTGGCCCCGGCGGCATCATGTACGCGCAGCGCACCATCGCCTGCCTGCTCGAGTTCTGCCGCGACATGCGCGAAGTTTGCCCGCCGGATGTCCTGTTTCTGAACTACTCGAATCCCATGGCGATGAACGTGTGGGCCTGTAGTAAATATGGTGGCGTGAAAACCGTTGGCCTGTGCCACGGAATCGAGGGGGGGCATTGGCAGATTGCGCAGGCGCTGGGCTTGCCGGTGACCGAGGTGGACATTGTTTGCGCCGGCATCAACCACCAGACGTGGTACATCCAGGTCTCACACAAGGGTCGCGACCTTACCGGTGAGCTGCTGGCCGCTTTCGAGCGGCATCCCGAATACAGCAGAACCGAAAAGGTGCGAATCGACATGATGCGCCGGTTTGGTTATTTCAGCACCGAATCCAACGGTCATCTCAGCGAATATGTTCCGTGGTACAGGAAGCGGCCGGAAGAGATACCCGACTGGATTGATCTCGGGAGCTGGATCAACGGCGAAACGGGCGGGTACCTGCGCGTCTGTACCGAGGGACGAAACTGGTTTGAGCACGACTTCGGCAACTGGATGCAGCAGGCGCCGCTGACGTTTGATCCCGCGTCGCGCGGCCACGAGCGAGGATCGTATATCCTGGAGGCGCTGGAAACCGGTCGCATCTACCGCGCCCATTTCAACGTTATGAACGGGGGATGCATCACCAACCTGCCGGCCGATTGCTGCGTGGAGGCGCCGGGCTATGTTGACCTCACCGGCATCAACATTCCGATCGTTGGTGACCTGCCGCTGGGTTGCGCGGCTGTCTGTTCGGCGAGCATCGGCGTACAGAGGCTGGCTGTGGAGGCCGCTGTACACGGTGACGATGCACTGCTGCGCCAGGCGATGATGATGGACCCACTGACCGGCGCGGTTTGCAATCCGCCGGAGATATGGCAGATGGTCGATGAGATGCTCGTCGCGCAGGAGCAGTGGCTGCCGCAATACCGCCGTTGCGTGAAAGCTGCGGACGCGCGAATCCGCAAGGGTAAAGTACATGCTGCCCGGGCATACTCCGGCGCAGCTCGCCTACCGACGCGCACTGTTGAGGAGATGCAGCGAGACCGGGCGGCCGCGAACCGGAACGCCGGGGCATCGGACAAGGCGCAGATGCGCAAGTCAGCCAGGACGTGA
- a CDS encoding C1 family peptidase, with protein sequence MRGVLCPEDIAAFQKAFRSDPRYAAAMNSITKTSLRAVITRRAAVVRTNHTFSHMVKSGSSTSQNGSGRCWMFAGLNSFRMAAAAEMNLEEFEFSENYVMFWDKLEKANYFLENILKTLDEPTDSRLIAWLLGGPVQDGGQWDMFVSLVKKYGLVPKETMPESESSSSTGAVNDTVTYKLREYAAHMRAAHKKGAGVEALEQQKAKMLQEIYRMLVIHLGEPPQAFNWQWRDKDKTFHRDGMITPQEFMQRHVPVDLDAMVCLIHCPQASKKYNTLYTVKFLGNVVGGQLVRYLNVDIATLKKAALAQIKDERPVWFGCDVGKMLDRDLGLMDAELYDFESLYGIPFGMNKAMRLDYSQSAMSHAMVLTGADIDDAGKVRKWRVENSWGDKGGDKGYMVMTDEWFDEYLYEVAIDRKYLSSKVLKVLDSDPVELEPWDPMGSLAGAG encoded by the coding sequence CTGCGCGGCGTACTGTGCCCGGAAGACATCGCCGCCTTCCAGAAGGCGTTCCGGTCCGATCCGCGGTACGCCGCCGCGATGAACTCGATCACCAAAACCAGCCTGCGTGCCGTTATCACCCGGCGCGCCGCCGTTGTGCGCACGAATCACACCTTTTCGCACATGGTGAAGTCCGGGTCGAGCACCAGCCAGAACGGCAGCGGGCGGTGCTGGATGTTTGCCGGTTTGAACTCCTTCCGAATGGCCGCAGCCGCCGAGATGAACCTGGAAGAGTTTGAGTTTTCTGAGAACTATGTGATGTTCTGGGACAAGCTCGAGAAAGCCAACTACTTTTTGGAGAACATCCTCAAGACGCTGGACGAGCCGACCGATTCGAGGCTGATCGCATGGCTGCTGGGCGGTCCGGTCCAGGACGGCGGTCAGTGGGATATGTTCGTAAGCCTGGTGAAGAAGTACGGCCTGGTTCCCAAGGAGACCATGCCGGAGTCGGAGAGCAGCAGCAGCACCGGCGCAGTGAACGACACGGTTACCTACAAGCTCCGCGAATACGCAGCCCATATGCGCGCGGCCCATAAGAAGGGCGCCGGGGTAGAAGCGCTGGAACAGCAGAAGGCGAAGATGCTGCAGGAGATCTACCGGATGTTGGTGATACATCTGGGTGAGCCGCCCCAGGCGTTCAACTGGCAGTGGCGGGATAAGGACAAGACGTTTCATCGCGACGGAATGATCACACCGCAGGAGTTCATGCAGCGCCATGTGCCCGTGGATCTGGACGCCATGGTTTGCCTGATCCACTGCCCGCAGGCGAGCAAAAAGTACAACACGCTGTACACGGTCAAGTTCCTGGGCAATGTGGTGGGCGGGCAGCTGGTGCGGTACCTGAACGTGGATATCGCCACGTTGAAGAAGGCAGCTCTGGCTCAAATCAAGGATGAGCGGCCGGTGTGGTTCGGCTGTGACGTTGGCAAAATGCTCGATCGCGACCTGGGCTTGATGGACGCCGAGCTGTACGACTTCGAGAGCCTTTACGGCATACCTTTCGGCATGAACAAAGCCATGCGGCTGGACTATAGCCAGAGTGCGATGTCACACGCGATGGTTCTCACGGGCGCCGACATTGATGACGCCGGTAAGGTGCGCAAATGGCGCGTCGAGAACAGCTGGGGCGATAAGGGCGGTGACAAAGGCTACATGGTGATGACCGACGAATGGTTCGACGAGTACCTCTATGAGGTTGCCATCGACCGGAAGTACCTGTCGAGCAAAGTACTGAAAGTACTGGATAGCGACCCGGTGGAGCTGGAGCCGTGGGACCCGATGGGGTCACTGGCCGGCGCCGGCTAG
- a CDS encoding alpha/beta fold hydrolase: MNNYQINRTAGAVLVACAAACLLLSNAGAQQLPAPPMLSARSLFSYDHDVPLNAVVTPLESTADYHAFSVHYYSVDNAMVPAVYVLPSTLPKGRIPCVILMHGLGGNKMQLKVMWTPLVQKGYAVFAIDARLHGDRAALTPLALFGLAPYTTREMLVDTVIDLRRGIDFLQSQAAIDPNKIGYCGFSMGGILGTLLSAVDKRVQAPILCLAGGDWKLMLMTSQLPQAVQARASGGLPAAIETAIDPIDPVHWVARISPRPVLFINGDQDTIVPVACANELKADARAPKQVFMYHGGHVPEGAEMLRVFAEISGWLAQNLKP, encoded by the coding sequence ATGAACAACTACCAAATCAATCGCACTGCCGGAGCCGTGCTGGTGGCGTGTGCCGCAGCGTGCCTGTTGTTATCGAACGCCGGTGCCCAGCAGCTACCCGCGCCGCCAATGCTGAGTGCGCGGTCGCTGTTCTCCTACGACCATGACGTGCCCCTGAATGCCGTTGTTACGCCACTGGAATCGACCGCCGATTACCACGCCTTTTCCGTGCATTACTACAGTGTGGATAATGCCATGGTACCGGCTGTGTATGTGCTGCCCTCCACGCTGCCGAAAGGCAGGATCCCGTGTGTGATCCTGATGCACGGTCTCGGCGGCAACAAGATGCAGTTGAAAGTGATGTGGACACCACTCGTTCAAAAAGGGTACGCGGTGTTTGCCATCGACGCTCGCTTGCACGGTGACCGCGCTGCGTTGACCCCACTGGCGCTGTTCGGGCTGGCGCCGTATACCACGCGCGAGATGCTGGTCGACACCGTGATCGATCTGCGCCGTGGGATCGACTTCCTTCAGAGCCAGGCGGCAATCGATCCCAACAAAATCGGATACTGTGGTTTCAGCATGGGCGGCATCCTGGGAACGCTGCTTTCGGCGGTGGATAAGCGAGTTCAGGCGCCGATATTGTGCCTGGCTGGTGGTGACTGGAAGTTGATGCTGATGACGTCACAGCTGCCCCAGGCGGTGCAGGCGCGCGCGTCCGGTGGACTGCCCGCCGCAATCGAAACGGCCATCGATCCGATCGACCCCGTACACTGGGTTGCGCGCATCAGCCCAAGACCGGTGCTCTTTATCAACGGCGATCAGGATACAATTGTTCCGGTTGCCTGCGCGAACGAACTGAAGGCCGATGCGCGTGCTCCTAAACAGGTTTTCATGTATCACGGCGGGCATGTGCCGGAGGGCGCCGAGATGCTGCGTGTATTTGCTGAAATATCCGGGTGGCTTGCCCAGAATCTCAAGCCGTAA
- a CDS encoding DUF421 domain-containing protein, translated as MTLPFIVYLSAIAVRTFIILVVVVLGFRLLGKGELGQMNVYDLAMVMAVANAVQNAMTNGSGNLTVGITSATVLITVGWLTARLLFRRGSLRRRVIGVPTVLVSHGRIYHQRLAREHIPEEELRSALRQHGILTAQQARLVVLEVDGALSVIPEKRGKDSGASTIEDKDL; from the coding sequence ATGACGCTGCCGTTTATCGTGTACCTCTCGGCGATAGCCGTCCGCACATTCATCATTCTCGTGGTGGTGGTGCTGGGCTTTCGCCTGCTAGGCAAAGGTGAACTCGGCCAGATGAACGTCTACGACCTTGCCATGGTGATGGCCGTGGCGAACGCCGTGCAGAACGCTATGACGAATGGCAGCGGCAACCTGACGGTGGGAATCACTTCGGCCACGGTTCTCATCACCGTTGGCTGGCTGACTGCCCGCCTTCTGTTCAGGCGCGGCAGCTTGCGACGTAGAGTTATCGGCGTGCCGACCGTGTTGGTGAGCCACGGGCGCATCTACCATCAGCGGCTGGCGCGCGAGCATATTCCTGAAGAGGAGCTTCGCTCGGCGCTGCGGCAGCATGGCATCCTCACAGCGCAACAGGCGCGCCTCGTGGTGCTGGAGGTAGACGGCGCGCTCAGCGTTATTCCTGAGAAACGCGGCAAAGATTCCGGCGCTTCCACGATCGAGGACAAGGATCTTTAG